The DNA window CTGAGCTCTTCCCTGACCCCTCACCAGTTGTCACAGAGTCTGGGTGACTGCGGCCTCACCCTGTTACTCTTCCCTCTGCAGGAAACTGCAGGCCAGAAGACCCTCTCTGTGCACAGTCCACCCACCGCAGGCTGTCTAGATCCAGTGCCCTGGGAGGACCAGGCGGACGCCTGGGGCTGCAGCTGCTGTCCCCCGGAGACCAAGCGCCAGGCCTTGAGGGGCACCCCCGGGAAAGGACCAGCCCCTTCCCTGTCCACAGGGAGCAGCTGTATCAAGTATCTGATCTTCTTCTCCAACTTCCTCTTCTCCCTGCTGGGGCTGCTGGCCCTGGCCATTGGGCTCTGGGGCCTGGCTGTCAAGGGGTCTCTGGGAAGTGATCTGCGGGGGCCCCTGCCCGCAGACCCCATGCTGGGGCTGGCACTGGGGGGGCTGGTAGTCAGCACAGTGAGCCTGGCTGGCTGCCTGGGCGCCCTCTGTGAGAACACCTGCCTGTTACGTGGCTTCTCCGGGGGCATCCTTGCCTTCCTGGTGCTTGAGGCCCTGGCGGGGGCCCTGGTGGTGGCCCTCTGGGGCCCGCTGCAAGACAGCCTGGAGCACACCCTGCGTGTAGCCATCGTTCACTACCAGGACGACGCAGACCTGCGCTTCCTTCTCGACCAAGTCCAGCTCGGGCTGAAGTGCTGCGGGGCTGCCTCCTACCAGGACTGGCAGCAGAACCTGTGAGTCTTGGAGTGGGCGAGGGACAGGCCTGCCACAGGATCCCAGAGGCCACACACCCTCGTGTGTGTACGCACAGTCACTCACATGTACACACTCAATTCGTGCATgcccacatgcatgcacacgcaTACCTACATGTACCCACATATCCACACTGACACGTCTCGTGCTCACAGGTTTCACACGTGTGGACACACACCTACACACTCCTCTACACTGACATGAACATGTTctcatgtgcacacacaaaaCAGCCTCACACTCAGGCACACACTCAAACTGAAACAtgttcatacacacacatgtcATGCGCACAAGGTACAGGGGTGCTTGCCTCTCCTTGTTCCTTGGGCTCAGGGCCCCAATCAGCCCTGCGGCCCCCACAGCCTCCAGTGTGTTTCTGTTCCCCTGCCAGGGCCAGGAAGACTACCCAGGATCTTAGTGGAGAAGCTGAACCCGCAGACTTAGAAAGTCATTTTTctgctgggcacgatggctcacacctgtaatcccagcactttgggaggccaaggcaggcggatcacctgaggtcaggagttcaagaccagcctggccaacatggtgaagccccctctctactaaaaacacaaaaattagccaggagtggtggcaggcacctgtaatcccagctactcaggaggctgaggcaggagaatcacttgaacccaggaggtggtggttgcagccaaaaccgcaccactgcactccagcataggcgaCAGAGCgattctccatctcaaaaaaaaaaaaaaaaggccgggcatggtgactcacacctataatctcagcactttgggaggctgaggcgggcggatcacgaggtcaggagattgggaccatcctggctaacacggtgaaaccccatctctactaaaaaatataaaaattagctgggcgtggtggtgggtgcctgtagtcctagctactcgggaggctgaggcaggagaatggcgtgaacctgggaggcggagctcgcagtgagccaagatcatgccactgcactccagcctgggtgacaaagctagactccgtctcgaaaaaaaaaaagaaagaaagaaaatgactctTAGATGAATTCCGGACATTATTCTGGAATCTGACTCCACAGTTTCCCTCCACTGTGAGTGTGATTAAACACTGTCCATTTAGGATCCAGTGCAGGATTTTCTTATGTTCTGCTTGAGAGTAGCTGtctgttttcgtttttgtttttgttttttgatggagtctcgctctgttgtccaggctggagtgcagtggctcgatctcggctcactgcagggaGGGTAGCTGTCTGTTTCATTAGCTATCCTCAGCGCATGCACACCCTGAGCAGCACGTACTCTCCATGCCACACCCAGGACAGAGGATAtgcactctgtcccccaggccttCTTGGTGCAGGTATCAGGGGCAGCTGAACACAACAGATGAAGTCATAGGCGACCCTGAAAACTGGCCATTGGGACCTAGCAGTGGCTAACAGGTGGGGTCCTTCCAGACTCTGCGAAGCACCACATAGGTTGCTTTTTGGCCACATGTGACTGGGTTGGTGGCAGCCCCCCTAGAGTGTCGTGATGCCACCTCTGCTGCTGGCCTCGACCCCCTCCCCTGCCTAAGTGGAAAACACTCTTCTAGAGTGGAGAGGGCATGAGGATGAGCCTGCGGGTCTGCTGGGCCTGCGTGCAGAGCCCCGGACACCAGTGGATGCCTAGGGCACCTGGGGACTGCCTGACCTGGGCTGTGATGAGATCAACACTCCCCAGCCACCCTGGGAgctcctcccctgcccctgcGTTCTGTCACTGCCGGGTACTGCCTCTCAAGCCCTTGCTCTTCCCAGTAAGACCTGTGGACCATTCCAGAAGCCTCTGCCAGAGTTTCATCCACCCTCCCCCGCTCCAACTCTACCTTCTCAATGAACTCAGCAGCCTCTGCGGAGGGAGGTCCTCTCATCAATGCTTGTCTGTTTCCCCTTCAACCGTCTCATTAAATATCCTCCTGCTAGTCAACACAGCCACCACCCCTACCTGCAAGTGCAGAGGACTGCCATGCACAGGGATACCCTATAGAGAGCCAGGTgctgtgtgtgtccgtgtgtgcaGGCGCGTGTGCGAATATGCGGAtgtatgcacgtgtgtgcatgtgcctgtgtggCCATGGAAGGGTGAAGGTGGGTAGGCAACATTCGCTTCTGTGCCTGGTCCCAGAAGAGCGGGCCCTCCCCGCCAGAACTGACGCCTCCGTGCCCTTTGCAGGTACTTTAACTGCAGCTCCCCCGGGGTGCAGGCCTGCAGCCTTCCTGCCTCCTGCTGCATCGACCCCCGAGAAGATGGAGCCTCTGTCAACGACCAGTGCGGCTTCGGGGTCCTGGGCCTGGATGCGGACGCAGCTCAGAGAGTGGTGCACCTGGAGGGCTGCGGCCCGCCGCTCCGGCGGTGGCTGCGCGCAAACCTGGCGGCCTCGGGCGGCTACGCAATCGCGGTGGTGCTGCTGCAGGGCGCAGAGCTCCTGCTGGTCGCCCGGCTGCTCCGGGTACTCGCTGCCCGCAGGGGCGCGGCGTCGGGCCCCGGAGCGCGCGGGGAGGACCGCGCTGGCCCCCAGagccccggccccggcgccccgccgGCTGCCGACCCCGCCCGGGGCTGAGCGCATGCCCTGGAGTCCGAGGCTGCCACGCACAGGGATACAGGGGGCACCCCCGTCCGGCTAAAACGCGCTGCCTGCGCCGCCGCTGCCGTCTGATTTCGCTCGGGCTTCCGGAGACTTCGCCGTGGGACCTCCCTAGCTTGCCCACGCCGCGCGCTTTGCGTCCCCCACGCCAGCTCCCAACGGAGGGCGCCCGGCAAACCCACGGGGTTGGCGTGAGGAGCACGAGGGGCCGGAGGAAATCCTGGAGCTGACCCTCATCTCCgaacccccactcccaccccagccGCACAGTTCCCACCtcctggcacctccctcccctgGGGCCTCCACCCCTTCTGGGCTCGTGGTGGTGGAGCTAAGGTCCAGGCCTCTCCCTGCCGAGTGCATTTTTGAGGAGAGAGTAAATGTTTTATTGGGGTGTATCATTCACACAGTAAAGACACCAGTCTTCGAGGCAGCGTGGGGAATTCTTACCCATCTAAGCCTGTGAATCCACCACAGGTCGGAGCAGGGAGTTCCAGCCCCTGCCGGCGCGCTCAACCGCAAGTCAGCCCTGCTCTGACTTCATTGCCAGGGCCAGCGGGGCCTGTTTTGGGCTTTCACCGTAAGTGGAATCCCAGAGGGTCTGTCCAGAGTCAGATCTGGCCCTTTCCGTGAATGGACTGGTCCATATGAACAGGGGGCTACTGTGAGGGCGCCTGCTGCTGGGCCAGCTTGCAGAGCTCTTGCTTCCCCTGGATGTGGTGTCAGGAGTGGGATCTTGGTCACAAATgggcatgttttgtttttgttgttttgttttgagacagggtctcactctgtcacctaggctgaagtgcagtggtagggtctcagctcactgcagcctctgcctccttagctcaagcaatcctcccactttagcctcctgagtagctagaactacaggtgcctgccaccacgcccaaattttttttttttttgagatggagttttgctcttgttgcccaggctgaagtgcaatggtgtgatcttggctcaccacaccctctgcctcctgg is part of the Chlorocebus sabaeus isolate Y175 chromosome 16, mChlSab1.0.hap1, whole genome shotgun sequence genome and encodes:
- the TSPAN10 gene encoding tetraspanin-10, with amino-acid sequence MEEGERSPLLSEETAGQKTLSVHSPPTAGCLDPVPWEDQADAWGCSCCPPETKRQALRGTPGKGPAPSLSTGSSCIKYLIFFSNFLFSLLGLLALAIGLWGLAVKGSLGSDLRGPLPADPMLGLALGGLVVSTVSLAGCLGALCENTCLLRGFSGGILAFLVLEALAGALVVALWGPLQDSLEHTLRVAIVHYQDDADLRFLLDQVQLGLKCCGAASYQDWQQNLYFNCSSPGVQACSLPASCCIDPREDGASVNDQCGFGVLGLDADAAQRVVHLEGCGPPLRRWLRANLAASGGYAIAVVLLQGAELLLVARLLRVLAARRGAASGPGARGEDRAGPQSPGPGAPPAADPARG